Proteins from one Malaya genurostris strain Urasoe2022 chromosome 2, Malgen_1.1, whole genome shotgun sequence genomic window:
- the LOC131427917 gene encoding uncharacterized protein LOC131427917 encodes MHSVIVVSQLSVSSSSRKMSCDKLVNLSIFDLEELESVLRRYGDRFEIWYRTVQNYLNWLRVDPDIVDLQIISLNGNWRNDGTFVIIDCSYIYLHNFKENNDSLERILHLLSWKRSYFICMFPERLKQPILNTFRELQIEIALFTDDVIYYLPANAAECLELDIPEGYRLGSLERKHVKQINAEWEFSSGTESERFIDRLIMSECNVTIGLFNESNHQLVGWCLQSPSGELSLLSVDRQHRRKGFGSLLVTAFAKQIAAAGLGSYACVLLSNHPSRKVFSSLGFYEKENVHWILSKPKQNMSH; translated from the exons ATGCACTCGGTCATCGTCGTTTCCCAGTTGTCGGTCAGCAGTTCGAGTAGAAAAATGTCTTGTGATAAATTGGTTAATCTCAGTATTTTCGACCTGGAGGAGCTAGAATCGGTACTTCGAAGGTATGGAGATCGCTTCGAAATTTGGTACAGAAcagttcaaaattatttaaactgGCTTCGAGTTGACCCAGATATTGTGGATTTGCAAATCATCAGCCTCAATGGAAACTGGAGAAACGATGGAACATTCGTCATTATT GATTGTTCGTATATCTACTTACACAACTTCAAAGAAAACAATGATTCTTTGGAACGCATCTTGCACTTGCTGAGTTGGAAACGCAGCTACTTTATTTGCATGTTTCCGGAAAGGCTCAAGCAACCGATTTTAAACACATTTCGTGAGCTGCAAATTGAGATAGCTCTATTTACGGATGACGTCATCTACTATTTACCCGCGAATGCCGCTGAATGTTTGGAACTTGATATCCCCGAAGGTTATCGATTAGGTTCTCTTGAAAGAAAGCACGTAAAACAGATCAACGCCGAGTGGGAATTTAGCTCAGGAACGGAAAGCGAACGTTTTATCGATCGGCTGATCATGTCCGAGTGCAACGTCACCATTGGCTTGTTCAACGAGTCCAATCACCAATTAGTCGGTTGGTGTTTGCAGTCTCCATCGGGAGAACTTAGTCTTCTGAGTGTTGATCGCCAACATCGTAGAAAAGGATTTGGATCATTACTGGTTACGGCTTTTGCCAAACAAATTGCCGCTGCTGGACTGGGAAGCTATGCATGCGTGCTTTTGTCGAATCACCCTTCTCGAAAAGTGTTCTCCAGTCTAGGATTCtatgaaaaggaaaacgttcatTGGATCCTCAGTAAACCGAAACAAAATATGAGTCATTGA